From the Neobacillus sp. PS3-34 genome, the window CAATCACCATCGGGTGCTGAGTCGCTTGGTCAGATACGCCTATTTTTCCAATATAAATCGGCATGGATTCCTTGCCTTTTTCTTGAAAGTCCATTCTTCCAAAGTACGGCTCATTTATCGCTGCACGAAGGTTTCTTCGATTGGTTTCTCTTATGTCTTCTAGTATCTGCTCTGTGAAATCACTCCCTGTATACACAGGCGTTCCTTCAAGTTTTGTTAATTGCCGGTCAACTTCGTCCATAATTGTGTTTAGCTGCTGAAGCTCTTCTTCATATGCTTGTGTTTCCAATTATTCTTAACCTCCCTACATAAGTAGTTAACCGAATTTTTAGATGGAATGCCATATTATCAAAAAGATGAGGACAAGGATAAAAGCAAGGTACACAGCGTTATCTTTCTTTGTTCAGGTATTATTATTATAGTCCTAATGGTCATTTATATGGGTAACTTATTCCACCACAATCTATTGAATTTTCTTTCCTGTACCGCTTAGCAGTTTTAGCTGGTCATTTTCATAGCCAATGGTATATTCGACTTTATATTTGGAATAAACGTAATTGCCATTTTTTAGTTCTTCGGCTGTTAGTATAGCTGTTACGGTACAGATGTCACCATCTTGAAGCGTTTGTATTTCATCCAGGCTGTTAGAACGAGTGTTCAAATAACCGTTTCGGAATTTTGTGAAGTCCAGGTTCTTTTGCCATGAGCTTCCTAATAGTGAGTAGGCTGTAACAAAATCACTTGAATTTAGGCTTTCATAAAAATACTTTACTAAGTACTCCGCTGTATCCACTGGTGATTCTTCTGCATCTGCTTCTGTATCTGTACCATCCTCCGAGTCGCCAATTGAGAGATTGGGAAGCTCAGACATGGGGGAGGAGGACCATCCTTCCACTAATGGAAGCGTATTGACTATAGGTATACTGAATCCAATAGTACCCTGGTCGGTTCCGGCTGAGTTAATCCCAATCACTTCACCAGTCTTGCTGTTAATTAACGGGCCGCCTGAATTTCCGGGCGCAATCGGGGCTGAAATTTGATAGGCATCAGAATAATGGAAAGGAGCGATATCAAAGTCTCTATTTAATCCGCTAATAATTCCTGTTGTTACCGTATTTTGCAAGCCCAGTGGACTTCCAAGCGCTAGTACTTCATCTCCGACATCGGCTTTCTTTTTCATCATTTTTAAAGGCGTATCCTTAGCCATTCCGGGAACGCGAACCACTGCCACATCGACGTCCTTGCTAATGCCAATTACAGTGCCTTCAAATTCTCGTGCGTCAGCCGTTTTGATTTTAACTTTTTTTGCGCCGTTCACTACATGGGCATTCGTGATTACGTCTCCATTTTTATTATAAAGAAAGCCTGACCCGAGAGTTCCATTATCCAATTCAATCATGACCACTTCCTTCTGGGTCTCATGGATAATGTCTTTTAATGCTTTCTTTGTTACTTTCCCTGCGGCTTTTGATGTGCCTGCCGTCAATATAGAAGTATTTTTTAATTGTGCAGGGATATCTTTATGCCAGTGAAAGATAAATCCTCCTGAGGTTCCTAAAATAAGAAGTGAACTGGCAATACTAATGATCCATTTCATGTTCGTCATTTCTCCTTTTAGTTTAATTGCCAGGTTACTTGTGTAACTTGGACGGAGGCATCCTTATAGACTCCATAATAGGTATCATCAAAACTGCCTGTTTCTCCCACTTCTAGATAATATGGGCTTACATATGTTGAATCGGAACCGATGAAATTGCCATCAAGATCATAGACATCATAATAAATAGTAATGGCTGATATTGGTTTGGTAGCAGTGTTTTTTACTTCGCCTGTTACATGGATATCACCATATTCATCAAGGGAGGTATAGATATTCTCGACATTAACGGCGGCTGTCCGATTGGTTAAATCCTCCTGGGCAGCAACTTCCATTGCTTGTTCAAGCCTCTGTTCTTCCGCTTTTTCAAATGCAGTTTGTTCCTTTTGGATTCGGTCTTTAAATGATAGTAGCTTCGTATCCTTGCTTGAATATTCAAGTCCTTTATCAATAGTTGAAATTGCATCAGTAAATTGTTTTTTTGTTAACTGTGCTTCTGCACCCTTTGTAGATACATCTACAATTTTTGCTAGTATTAATTTTTGGACCTCGTCTTTTTCAGCCGACTGGATTGAGGACAATGCTGTCAATTTCTCTGCCAGTTTTTCGACGGTACTCAGATCGTTTATCTCCATCTTAATTTTCGCAACGGCAAGCGTTGTCGATTTTTCATCTATTAATTTGTGAAAAGGTGTGAAAAGAGGACCTTCTAATTTCTTTAGTGAATCTTTAAAGCTTGTAATTTGTTTATCTGCAGTATCAAATTGCTGTGTTTTCAATGAATCTGAAATAGAATCCAGGGATTTATTCAACTTTATCGCATTCTCAATCCGGGTTTTATCCTCATTCAAAATTTCGTAATCCGGTCTAAGATTTTGTGCTTCTTTTAAAGGTAATAAAGCTTCTTTGTATTTCCCCTTTAAGGCCACTTCTTCTGCTTTTTCTTTTAATCCTACAACCTCTTGGTTTATATGTTTCTGATGGGAGTAATAGCCCCAACTCGCACCGCCTGCAATAATAAGCGAGATGATTGGAATCGCTATTGGCCATAATAAAGAGGACTGGCCCTCGATCCTTTTGCTGGCACGATGTTGTTGAGCAGTGGTCGTTTCGCTGGGAATGCTATGGTTAATACTATCATTGATTGTTTCGTTGTCGTTGTGCTCGATTTTATCTACTGTTAAATCCTCATTGGCAGGCATTGCAATCTGTCCTACTGCCAGTTCGGTTCCACACTTCGCGCAGAATTGGGCATCAGCTTCGGCCGCCTTCGTTCCGCATTTATGGCAATACACACCAATCACTCCTTTATATGTTAATTTACTAGATATATTATACTGGTAATATACGAATAGTGATGATTTTCGACAAAAAGAGACAACACGAGAATTTGGAATAAAGATAGTTATAGTGCGGGGGGTGGGATGAGCAGTATCACGATAAAAAGTGACAGGCACCTTCCAATTCCCTGGAAGGTGCCTGTCATTTTTTTTAGCCTCTTGCATTACTTTTATTGCGTTTTGAAAAGTAATGCCAAAAAGCCCAAGGATCTTTATGATCCTTGGGTTTCTATTAAAAATGGGGGTATCATTCATTATTTTTGCATAAATATTTTGCTATTGCCGCGAGACCCGCTCCATGCTGAAACTCCCCATTGGCAATTAAATTCATTAATTCCTCCATTTGCATTTCGTGAAGTACGATTTGTTCACTGCTCTCAAGGTTTTGTTCTCCCTTACTCAGTCCCTTAGCAGCAAACAGAAAGATTTCCTCACTTGTCGATCCTGGTGATGGATAGAAGCTTCCCAGATCGATCCACTCAGACGCACTATATCCTGTTTCTTCCTGAAGTTCCTGTTTTGCCATATCTAGTGGTGTCCTGTCTTCTTCCAGCATCCCGGCAGGAAGCTCCCACTGCCAGTTCTTGATTGCATGCCGATATTGCTTTAAACATATGACCCGGTTGCCCTCTGAGATTGGCAATACGCATACTCCCTTGGCAAAGCTAATGTAGGAGAACTTTTTTTCTTCACCGTTTGGAACAGTCACGGAATCAATCGTAATCTCAAACCTATCAATCTTCTCCCTCTTGCTGGAGTTAATTTTCCAAGCCAATTTTCATGCCCCCTCAGCTGCTTTTTCTATAGCTTACTATATAAATGGGTGACAGGCACCATCCAGGGAAATGGATTAAAATCTCATTTCGAGGAATTAGTCGATTAGTTTCGATAAATGTATAAAAAATATGTAAAAAAATATCTAATTTACTGATAAAATTGAAATATTATCAATTTCTAACTTGGGTAACTAATAATTCTTAGTTTCCTGTCTATATAAATCTTCCATTCCGAAAATTCTGAACTGCAGATTTTGAAAATGGATGACAGTGTTGAGAAAAGGGAGCCGTCAGCTGAAGAGTTCAAGCTTTCCGAATTGGATGAATTAATCGAAAAAGAAATTTTGGAAGGAGCAAAAGCATAATGAGCGAACATAACCTGCGGCCTGTATCCGATTCCTTTGACCAAGACTTGGGCAAATCCAACTATCATATAATGGTTTATGCTCACAACACCTTTTCCTATCCGATATTGATAGAGTCATAGAGAAGAAATGCCTAGATGTAGTTGCCAAGAATATTATTGCATTTTCCATTATTTTCTAATTTAAACAGAGGAGTTAGAATATGAACATACACTTTATTTGGGGTCTCATTTCAGGGAGTTTAATTACAATTTTAACCAAATTTCTACTTGAAGAACCACTAACATTTTTGATTAAGAAAATAGCATCTATATTACATATCAAAATTCGTTCTTCTCGAATCAAACATAATATACATGATCAACATTACTTCCGCCTAGGTTCAAAAAAGACTAATTTTTATGTTGTTGAGGGTAACGGACTTATATCTTATTTAAAAAATGGCGTGAATGTAGTGTTGGATTCAGAGCCGATCCTTTTACCAAGTGAGATTCAAGAAATATGTACAAATGAATATGAATCAGTATCTAGAAAAGCTAAATGGAATGGCACATTATTTACATTGCAAGATTATAGAATTGATCGTACACATGATGAAAACAACATGGTTATTCAACTGGATTTTAAAAAATCAAATTATTATACATTTTCAACTTTAAATCTTAACCTGGATAAGAGCCGGGAAGAATTAAATAGCCAAACAATACGTCAAACCTATTTAAGTATGAACGACACTTCAGAAGTTGTTGAAGAAGTGGTGCCTTTTTTAGCGAATGGATTTGGAATAGCTGTACTTGTTTTTACAAAAGATAATAAGTTTATTCTCTCAAGAAGATCCATGCAGTGTAATGCAAGACCAGGTGAATATGATGTCACAATTGTTGAGTCGGTCAATGAAAAGGATATAATTGGATCAAATAAAATGGATTTGTACAATACGGTGACAAGAGGTATTGAAGAAGAACTAGGTCTTAGCATTCAAAAGGAAAAAGTAACCTTTCTTGGTTTTGGGGTTGATATGGACTATTATCAATGGAATATGGTTGGAATTGTTGATCTGAGTAAGGATTACATGTCCGATGAAATTCTCAATGCTCGTTCTATGGGTGCAGAAGGTAAATGGGAGAATAAGGAGTTTATTGCTTTATCTATGAAGGACTTGCAGCGGAAGGTCATCGACCCTGGTGAAATGTGGGGGATGGGCTTGGTTACATTGTATTGGGGCCTTAAGTATAAAAATTATATTAATTCAAAAGAGGATGAGGATCTTCTATCCACCTTTTTTTAAATATTAATATCCAGCAAATATTAGTTAAAAATGATTAGTTTTTATTTGGTGGAAAATAATAAAATATATTTGAAACTGAATATTTATTTTGTGCCTTCACTCGTTAATTTTGCGTTTAACCCTATGTAAGTAGTTATCAAAATTGGGATATACATCAAATACTGAAAATTAGCCTTCTTTTTAACTTTTTCGATAACGTTTTTAATCATTAATAAAAAACACCAAAGGGAGATATCTATTAAGATTATCTCCCTTTGGTATTTATAAATGAAGCTTTACAAAAATGTTGATGGAATAGAAACCTTCTTTTAATTCACAATTATCTTAGACCGTATGCCTTGGTAATCTCATGAGTAATGCTAGTTCCAGCATCATCCCAGGCACTGGCGCGGAGTGAGACAAAGCTTCCTGGCTTATTTGGATGCGAAATAGTGGCTGTCCAGCCATTACCTTCATGAACCAAGTTTGCCTTTTCCTAAGTGATGCCTTCGTCAAACGAAACGTCAAGGGAAGTACCTTTAATTTTGCCGTTTTCTGGGGCACCAACAATTTGAGCAGCAGACAAACCAATCTTGGTAAATTTGTCGGCCATGGAGTCACCGTTCATGTCGGTTTCCACTTTATAATCTAGACCCAGGAAGGCACATCCTGGTACCATCAGGCTAGTGTGCTGGACGCACAATGGGAAGTACGTCCAGTGTCTGACCCGGCTGGTAATTCACTTTTGGCTATTGCTCTGTTAAACGATGCTGTTGATTATTGTAAGGGAATCCGCGAGACCTCCAAGAGTACTTCATCAAGTAGATGAAGTGCTCTTTTTGTTGTACAGATAAGACAAATTAGAAAAAAATGGTTTATACTTTTCAGTAATATGAAATTATGTTAATAGTGAAAAAAGGATGGGGATTTTTTAATGATACATATTGTGAATGGTGATGTTGTGGGCAATAAAATCCAACAAATAGATGGTGATATCATTGTTTGGAGAGAAATGTATGACTTTGGTCCGTTAAGTTTGACCTGGTCAAAAGAAGAGCAAATAAACAGACGTGCCCACTTTTTTGAAGAAAAGCTTGGCATCCCTTCAAAAGTATTTATTGATAATTGCCAAAGACAGAATAGTTTATTGAATGATATACCAAAGTCAGAGGAGATTATTCTATGGTTTGAGCACGACCGTTTTGACCAAACGATGTTAATGTACTTACTTACAGAATTATCTTCAAAGGGCTTTAGAAATCTATCTATGATCAGTATCAACCAGTATCCTGGTATTGACCCTTTTCATGGATTAGGTCAATTATCTTCAGAACAATTAATCGAATTACTTGAAATCAAAAAAGAGATAACGAATGAACAAATCCATGAGGCGGTTACAGGGTGGAAAGCATATAACTCGAATGACAGAGATGATATTGAAAAGTGGATTTTAACAGAAAATCATTTCCTTCCGTTTCTACTTCAAGTATTTAAAGATCATAGAGGTTATTTTCCTTCACATAAAACAGGATTAAATGAAGTTGAATCTTTAGCGCTTTCTTTCATTAAAGAAGGGGAATGTTTGTTTTATAATTTGTTTAATAGCATTGCAAAAAATAGATTAAATGATGGGTTAAGTAACTTACATTTTGCTGCCATTCTAAACGAATTAATGAAGGGTTCGCACCCACTGCTTTTTAGTGATATCCCGTTGCCAAATTATCTCTTACCTGCTTCAAATGCTAAGTTAGAATTAACTTCTCATGGCTTAGATGTGTTGAATGGCGAGCAGAATCGAATTCATTTAGTGGGTATTGATTGGTGGGTTGGAGGGGTACATTTACGGCATGGTTCAATAAAATAAAGTGAGGTTAATAGAATGAAGAAGAAAATTGATGAGTCTCAAATTTATGAGAAACACCATGAACAAATTTTACAGAAAGTAAAAAACGATCCGTATGCTTTATCGTTAGGAATTCAGTTAACAAAGTTTGAGGCTGGTTTTGCAGAAGCAAGTCTAGAAGTGCAGGACCATATGGTAAATACACATGGGACTGTGCATGGAGCAGTGATATATGCTTTAGCAGATCACGTATTTTCTGTGGCCTGTAATGCATATGGAAAAACATCAGTAGGACTCTCTACAACCATCCAGTTTATTGAAGCTGCTAAACCTGGAGACAGAATCGTCGCCCGTGCGACTGAAATAAAACGAAACTTTCGGACTGGATTCTATCGAATCGATATATTACATGAGCAAAATCTGATTGCAACCATGGATGCCGTTTCTTATCGAAAGGATCAATATTTTATTGAACTTGATGAACAAGTTTAAGTAACAACTTGGTGGATATTTTTCATACCGGAAGTATTTTAAAAAATGATAAGAGGTGATCGAACATCATGAAAATACAAGTTAAACTTAAAGATATAATAGAAGAAATGGAAATTCAGTTTGAAGAGTCTAGTTCCTTGCTAAATGTTAAAACAGGTGAAATCGTGTTAGTATCATCGGAGGACTTGAGAGCGGCTGAAGATGAAAAACCATTTGATCATTTACCTGAATGGCAAAAAGAAAATAGAATGATTGCGATTGATGTCGTTGAAAACTACGAAAATTACATAGAATTACCTACTAAATATGACATCAATGAATATGAAATTATCGAGGAATTTTGTTTTACGGTTAGTGATCAACGTAAGCAAGATACCTTATTAAGAGCTATTGAGGGCAAGGGTGCGTTTAGAAGATTTAAGGACAAAATAATCGATCTTGAAATTGAAGATCAATGGTATTCATATCGTGAAGAATGTTTTAAACAAATTGCGATAGAATGGTGTCAGGATAATGACATAAACTATATTGAATAGAAAAAGCAGCGAGCGATTACGAAATAGTTGGTGATCGCTTATTTTTAAACTAAAGGTGCAGGCTTTATTGGACAAAACTATCGGGTTCAAGGCTCATTCTGTCCAATAGAAAGGTTTTATTAGACAAAACCATCGAATTCCATGCTCTTTCTGTCCAATAGAAGGGCTTTATTGGACAAAACTATTGGGTTCCATGCTCGTTCTGTCCAATAGAAGAGCTTTATTAGACAAAACTATCGGGTTCCATGCTCGTTCTGTCCAATAGAAGAGCTTTATTAGACAAAACCATCGGGTTCCACGCTCGTTCTGTCCAATAGAAGGGCTTTATTAGACAAAACCATTGGGTTCCATGCTCGTTCTGTCCAATAGAAGAACTTTATTAGACAAAACCATCGAGTTCAAGGCTCGTTCTGTCCATTAGAAGAACTTTATTAGACAAAACCATCGGATTCGATGTTCGTTCTGTCCAATAGAAAGGTTTTATTAGACAAAATAATCCCCTTCAAGGCTCCTATTGTCTAAAACCAGGAACCTATTAGAAAAACAACAGTATGAACCAAAGGGAGTTTAGTTGAAGAAGGATTTACAATACCCACAGGAGAATAATTACATTTAAGATTCTTATCGTGGAGAAATTATGAAATGAAAAAGTTTTTTTCGAGATATTTACATTGGATAGCACTCTTTTTCTTAGGTCTTAACGTAATGCAAATTTTTATTAATTTCAATTCAACATTATCAGACATTGTCGCAATTATTATGGGTGTAATCGGACTGTTATCTCTTGGTTATCTTACTTTTGTTTTCAAATGTAAAATAAGAAAGAAGAAATTAGAAAAATAGGTTCCTATTTTTATGTTATCGGGTTTGTTAGCTCAACAACAAATGGACTGCTTAGTTAGGACTTTTATTGTGCTAATGGGGAAGTTTAGTCCTTATACAATTATGAGAAAAACAAAGGAGAAACTAATATGACAAAGAGAAATAAGGAGTTGTCACTAGAACAACGTGAAGAACTACTCAGAATCTTGAAAGCCCGTTTTGAGAAAAACATGAACCGACATAAAGGTCTTGAATGGGCTAAAGTACAAGCTAAGCTCGAAGCTAATACTGAAAAACTATGGTCGCTCAATGAAATGGAAGAAACTGGCGGTGAACCGGATGTTGTTGGCCAGGATAAAAAAACGGGCGAATACATTTTTTATGATTGTTCGGCGGAAAGTCCTAAAGGTCGCAGAAGTACTTGTTACGACCGTGAAGCGCTAGAGTCAAGGAAAAATC encodes:
- a CDS encoding trypsin-like peptidase domain-containing protein, yielding MKWIISIASSLLILGTSGGFIFHWHKDIPAQLKNTSILTAGTSKAAGKVTKKALKDIIHETQKEVVMIELDNGTLGSGFLYNKNGDVITNAHVVNGAKKVKIKTADAREFEGTVIGISKDVDVAVVRVPGMAKDTPLKMMKKKADVGDEVLALGSPLGLQNTVTTGIISGLNRDFDIAPFHYSDAYQISAPIAPGNSGGPLINSKTGEVIGINSAGTDQGTIGFSIPIVNTLPLVEGWSSSPMSELPNLSIGDSEDGTDTEADAEESPVDTAEYLVKYFYESLNSSDFVTAYSLLGSSWQKNLDFTKFRNGYLNTRSNSLDEIQTLQDGDICTVTAILTAEELKNGNYVYSKYKVEYTIGYENDQLKLLSGTGKKIQ
- a CDS encoding FxLYD domain-containing protein, producing the protein MYCHKCGTKAAEADAQFCAKCGTELAVGQIAMPANEDLTVDKIEHNDNETINDSINHSIPSETTTAQQHRASKRIEGQSSLLWPIAIPIISLIIAGGASWGYYSHQKHINQEVVGLKEKAEEVALKGKYKEALLPLKEAQNLRPDYEILNEDKTRIENAIKLNKSLDSISDSLKTQQFDTADKQITSFKDSLKKLEGPLFTPFHKLIDEKSTTLAVAKIKMEINDLSTVEKLAEKLTALSSIQSAEKDEVQKLILAKIVDVSTKGAEAQLTKKQFTDAISTIDKGLEYSSKDTKLLSFKDRIQKEQTAFEKAEEQRLEQAMEVAAQEDLTNRTAAVNVENIYTSLDEYGDIHVTGEVKNTATKPISAITIYYDVYDLDGNFIGSDSTYVSPYYLEVGETGSFDDTYYGVYKDASVQVTQVTWQLN
- a CDS encoding NUDIX hydrolase produces the protein MAWKINSSKREKIDRFEITIDSVTVPNGEEKKFSYISFAKGVCVLPISEGNRVICLKQYRHAIKNWQWELPAGMLEEDRTPLDMAKQELQEETGYSASEWIDLGSFYPSPGSTSEEIFLFAAKGLSKGEQNLESSEQIVLHEMQMEELMNLIANGEFQHGAGLAAIAKYLCKNNE
- a CDS encoding DUF1835 domain-containing protein, translating into MIHIVNGDVVGNKIQQIDGDIIVWREMYDFGPLSLTWSKEEQINRRAHFFEEKLGIPSKVFIDNCQRQNSLLNDIPKSEEIILWFEHDRFDQTMLMYLLTELSSKGFRNLSMISINQYPGIDPFHGLGQLSSEQLIELLEIKKEITNEQIHEAVTGWKAYNSNDRDDIEKWILTENHFLPFLLQVFKDHRGYFPSHKTGLNEVESLALSFIKEGECLFYNLFNSIAKNRLNDGLSNLHFAAILNELMKGSHPLLFSDIPLPNYLLPASNAKLELTSHGLDVLNGEQNRIHLVGIDWWVGGVHLRHGSIK
- a CDS encoding hotdog fold thioesterase; the protein is MKKKIDESQIYEKHHEQILQKVKNDPYALSLGIQLTKFEAGFAEASLEVQDHMVNTHGTVHGAVIYALADHVFSVACNAYGKTSVGLSTTIQFIEAAKPGDRIVARATEIKRNFRTGFYRIDILHEQNLIATMDAVSYRKDQYFIELDEQV
- a CDS encoding UPF0158 family protein; translated protein: MKIQVKLKDIIEEMEIQFEESSSLLNVKTGEIVLVSSEDLRAAEDEKPFDHLPEWQKENRMIAIDVVENYENYIELPTKYDINEYEIIEEFCFTVSDQRKQDTLLRAIEGKGAFRRFKDKIIDLEIEDQWYSYREECFKQIAIEWCQDNDINYIE
- a CDS encoding DUF4256 domain-containing protein; the protein is MTKRNKELSLEQREELLRILKARFEKNMNRHKGLEWAKVQAKLEANTEKLWSLNEMEETGGEPDVVGQDKKTGEYIFYDCSAESPKGRRSTCYDREALESRKNHKPENNAIDMAIAMDIDLLTEEQYRELQKLGNFDMKTSSWVQTPSNIRKLGGAIFCDRRYDTVFVYHNGAESYYAARGFRGSLRV